ATGAGCCACGAGATACGGACGCCGCTCAGCGGCATCATCGGCATGCTGGACCTGCTCATGCGGGCGTCGATGGGGTCGGAGCAACGGCAGATGCTGGGGGCCATCAACGCCGCGACCACCTCGCTGTTGCAGATCCTGGACCAGGTGATGGATTTCTCCAAAATGGAGGCGAACCGCATGAGCCTGGAGTCCGTGCCGGTGGACCTGCGCGCCATGGTGCAGAGCGTGGTCATGGTGATGGGCGAGCCCGCGCGCCGCCGCGGCGTCAAGACCCCGTATGAAATCGACGACAAGCTCAACGAGGCGCTGCTGGGCGATCCCTTGCGGATCCGGCAGATCCTGACCAACCTGATCAGCAATGCCGCCAAGTTCACTGCGCATGGCGAGGTGCGGCTGACGCTGACCGTGGATGCGTCGGATGCGGGCCACCAATCGCTGCGCTTCGTCGTGGCGGACACAGGCATAGGCATCCCCCGCGAAAAACTGGCGCAGGTCATGACGCCGTTCCTGCAGGCCGATACCTCGATCTCGCGGCATTACGGCGGCAGCGGCCTGGGACTGTCCGTGTCCAGCCGGTTGGCCGCGCTGATGGGCGGCCAGCTGTTGTTGAGCAGCGCGCCGGAGCAGGGTACGCGCGCCACCTTCGTCTGCCGCCTGCCGATCGCACGGCGTACGGATGCTTCCGTCACGGCACGCGCCGGCGCGATGCCGAGCCAGGCATTGCCCGGCCCCGCGATCCCACCGTGTTCCAACGCGGACGCGATCCCAACGGGCGCGGACCCAATCGACGCGAACTCAATGGAAGCGAACGCGATGGACGCGAACGCAGTGGACGCGAATCCACTGGCGGCCATGGACGCCATGCCGGATGTCGAGCTGCGCCCGGACGCGCCGCGCCTGCTGGTGGTGGACGACCATGCGATCAACCGCGACCTGATCCGCAGGCAGCTCGCCACGCTGGGGTATGCCTGCGACGCGCGCGCCGACGGGGCCACGGCCCTGCAGGCCTTGCGTTCGGGCCGCTATGCCATGTTGCTGACGGATTGCCAGATGCCGGCAATGGGTGGCGCGGAGCTGGTCCAGGCCTGGCGTCAGGAAGAATCGCGCTGCGGCTTGGCGCGCCTGCCCATCGCCATGGTCACCGCGCGGCCCCGTGAGGAGCCATCCCGCGATCCCGACATCGATGCCCATATCCGCAAGCCCGTCACGCTGGACCGGTTGCGGGCGGTCCTGATGGAGTGCCTGCCTCCGGAAGCGGTGACGGCCGCGCTGGCGATGGAATGCGCGCCGGCGGCGCCGCGAGGCGGACTCGCCCTGGCGGTGCTCAGGGAAAATTTTCGCCAGGACGATGCCGCGCTGCGTGGCTTCCTGCAGGCCTCGCTGACGGCCTTGCGCGCGGACCTGGCCCAGGCGCGGTCCGGACTTACGCCGCAGTTCTGCGCGCGCTACGCCGACTGGCTGCATCGCGCGCTGGGCGCGCTGGGGATGCTCGGGCACTGGCCGGTCGTCGATCAGGGTAACGCGCTGGAGGCCGCCTTGCTCGATACACCGGGTCCGGACCTGCTGCCCGACATGCAGGCCTTCCTGCGGGCCTTCGCGGCGACCATCGACGATATCGACAGGGAAGCCCGGCAGGTTTGACGGGTCGGCTACGCTTTGACGCGGGGGCTTGAAACCCGCGGCAGCGCGGCGTCCGACGGCGGCGCGAGCGTCAATACCGCGCGTCGTCGCTTGCCATGCCCATCAGTCCGGTCATCCTGTCCGGCACCTGGCTGAGCGCCGATCCCGCCATTTCCATGGCGTGGTAGCTGCCGTCCGAACCGCGCAGTCGCAGGCGCAAGCGACGCAAGGCGTACGATTCGGTGCCGGTGTTCAACCAGGCGCGCACCGGGTCGCGGTCGTCCTCGTGCACGTGGCGCAGCCAGTCCGCCAACGGCATGGGCTCGTTCGCCACGTCGATGCCGTAAGGCAGCCGGCCCAGCCAGTACAGGCGTTCCTCAGTGCGGCGATATTCCCAGGCGACCTGGCCGCTCACGCGCAGGGCGGCTTCGAGCTGGCGGGTCAGCGCGGCGGTGCGTTTCAGGGCCTGTTCCCGGTCGGCGGAAAGCGCGGTGGTGACCAGGCTCAGCAGCGACGCGCAGCCCAGGAAGCCTTGCACCGCCAGCAGCGGTTCGCCGGTGAAGTGGTCCATATTGGCGTAGGGTCCCATGCCACTCAGGGTGTAGGAGCCAGCGACCAGCGCGAGTCCCGCGACGGTCAGGGTGCTGCCGGCCGCGCCCCACGCCAACGCCACGATGGCCACGAACAGCAAGGGTCCGTAGCTCACGCCGAATCCGTCGTGCCAGATGAAGTGCGCGCCGCTGGGCGGATTGTTGAAAACCAGCGTCGTACCCGCCAGCAGGGCGAAGGCGGCGATCAGGCCTATCCAGAGATGCAGCACATTCTGCTCGGCCAGCGCCCGCGGGCGGAAACGCGACCAGGCCAGTATGGCCGGCGTGGTGATGATGCAGCCGACGAAGCCCGCCAGGCTCCAGACATACCAGTGCGCGGCGGATGCCGAGGTATCCACGGCACGCAGGCCCAACGCGGCCAGGGCCCCGCCGCCGATGCTGCCCAGGGCCAGCACCACGATGAACCATAGGGTGGCACGCAGGGTCGTCAGCACGGCGGGCGCATAGGTGCGCCAGCGCCACAGTGCCGCGACCGCGCCGCAGAACGCCAGGTCGGTCAAGGCGAAGACCAGCGCGACCGGCACCGACCGGTTCCCCACCTCGACGCCGATCGCGACGTGCAGCGCGGCGGCCAGGGCCATCCAGCCGATCCAGCAACGCGGCGGATTGAGCATGAGCGCCGCCATCAACAGGCCCGCGGGCGGCCAGAACAGCGTGGACAGCGTGACCGAGTCCCGCTCGCGCATGCTGACCGCGGCCAGGCAGGCATAGCCCAAGGTGTATCCCAGCAGGCACAGTACGCGGTGTCGCGTCATGGCGTCAGGAGAAGGATGGGATTTGAACATCGGACGCATCTTACAATGCTGATCCGGGGGACAACACACCGTTCGCAAGGGAAGAAATGATGGACATTCAGCGCTTTCGCCGATTGGCGGCATCGCTTGCCGCGACCGTACTCGGGGCCGCATGCATCGCGCATGCAGAGGCGGCATCGCGTCCCGCCGTCGAGGCCAGGAACGGCATGGTGGTGACCTCGCAATACCTGGCTTCGGAAGTCGGCGTCAATATCCTCAAGATGGGCGGCAATGCCGTCGACGCCGCGGTCGCCGTGGGCTATGCCCAGGCCGTCGTCAATCCCTGTTGCGGCAACATCGGCGGCGGCGGGTTCATGACGATACATCTGGCCGACGGCCGGGATACCTTCATCAATTTCCGCGAAACCGCGCCGGCGGGTGCGTCGCGCGATATGTACCTGGACGACAAGGGCCAACTGGTCAAGGGCGCCAGCCTGTACGGCTATCGCGCGGTCGGCACGCCGGGCACGGTGCTGGGCATGGACACGGCGCTGCGCAAGTACGGCAGGCTGTCGCGCCAGGCCGTCATGGCGCCGGCCATCGAGCTGGCGCGCGCAGGCTTCGTCTTGACGCGCGCGGACACGGACATCATGGACACCAGTACGGAAATGTTCCGCCGCGATCCCGTAGCGGCGAGGATATTCCTGCGTCCTGACGGCACGCCGCTGCAGCCGGGCGACCGGCTGGTGCAGGCCGACCTGGCGCGTACGCTGCAGGCCATCGCCGATCACGGCCCCGATGCGTTCTACAAGGGTCGGATACCGGCGGCCGTCGAGCAGGCCTCCATGCAGGGCGGCGGCGTGATCCGCGCGGCCGACTTCGCCGCATATACCATCACGGAAACCGCGCCCATCACCTGCAATTACCGCGGTTATGTGTTCGTGTCGGCGCCGCCGCCCAGCTCGGGCGGCGCCACCCTGTGCCAGATCCTGAACATCCTGTCCGGCTACGACCTGCGCGCCATGGGCTATGGATCGGCGCAATCCGTGCACGTCATGACCGAGGCCATGCGGCATGCCTATATGGATCGCAATACCTACCTGGGCGATCCCGCCTTCGTCGACAATCCGCTGGGCCGCCTGCTGAGCAAGTCGTACGCGGCGGCGATACGCGAGAAGATCGCCGGCGACCGCGCCACGCCATCGAAGGAGGTGCAGCCCGGCATGGCGCCGCATGAGAAGACCGAGACCACGCATTACTCCATCGTCGACAAGGACGGCAACGCGGTGTCCACCACGTACACGGTGAACGGCCGCTTCGGCGCCGGCGTCATCGCGCCAGGCACCGGCTTCTTCCTGAACGACGAAATGGACGACTTCACGACGAAGATAGGGGCACAGAATCTGTTCGGCCTGGTGCAGGGCGCCACCAACGCCATCGCCCCGGGCAAGCGGCCGCTGTCGTCCATGGCGCCGACGCTGGTGACGCGCGGCGGCAAGACCTATATGGTGCTGGGTTCGCCGGGTGGCTCGCGCATCATCACCATTACGCTGGAAACCGCCATCAACGTCATCGACCACGGCATGGCGCCGCAGGAAGCGGTGGATGCGCCGCGCATCCATCACCAATGGCTGCCGGACGAGGTCTATTACGAGAAATACGGCCTGTCGCCCGACACGCTGAACATCCTGCGCGGCATGGGCTACAAGATGGTCGAGCAGACCCCTTGGGGCGCCGCCGAGCTGGTGCTGGTCGGCCTGCCCGACGAAGCCGCCGGGCAGGGCGCGGCCAGCTCGGGCAATGACGCGTCGGTGTCGGGCGCGGTGCGCCCGGGCTATCTCTATGGCGCCAACGACGAACGCCGTCCCGCTGGGGCGGCCCTGGGGTATTGATGACGATCGAAGAAGACCTGGCGCGGCGGATCAAGGAGCTGGAAATCAAATCAGGCTTCGCCGAGGATCTGCTGGAGCAGCTGAATCAGGTGGTGCACCGGCAGCAGTCCCAGATCGAAAGATTGGCGCAGACCATAGGCCAGCTGCGTCGGCAGATCGACGACGCGGACAACGCCAAGGGGGCTGTCCGTGGCCCGCGCGACGAGTTGCCGCCGCACTACTGACGGGGCCTGGGCCCGCACCTGGGCTTGGACGCGGCCGTTGCAGGTCAGCGCCGCGTCGACAGGCGTGCCTGCAACGCATGAAAGCCGGCCAGGAAGACTTCCTGGCCGACGAAGCGCTTGAGCTCGGCTTCGCGTTCCGCAGGCGCCATGAATTCGGCACTCCACTCGCCAAAGCAGCGATCGCCGTCAGTGACGGGCGTGAGCTTCAGCGTCGCGACGTAGTCGGAAACGCCCATGGGGCTTTCCAGTATGGCGTAGGTGAAGGTGTAGTCGTAATCGGACAAGGCCAGCAACTGCTCCCGGATCAGGCCGCCGTCGCGTGTGTGGAAGCGGCGTACGCAGCCGACGCGATCGGCGGTCAGTCCGTTCTCTATCGTGGAGTCGGCAATCACCGGATGCCACTGCGGCATGGCATCGAAGTCCCGCACGGTGGCCCAGACCTCGCCGGCCGGAGCGTCGATGACGCTGGAGACGAAGACCGTCGTCATGCTTTCTTCTCCCCGGTGGGTCCGGCCAGTGTGGTCGCGCCCGCCATCCGGTTGATGTCCGCGCTGTCCAGGCCGATCTCCTTCAGCAGCTGGTCCACGATGGGCGCCTGGGCGCGGAAGCGCAGCGCGGAATTGACGACGCCGTCGGAAAACGTGCCGCCGTGGTCATGGCCGCCCACGCCACCGCCGCCCGCCAGGCCGTCGACGTGCATGATGCGTATGCTGTCTATCTTCTCCATAGGCTTGACCGATTCGCGGATGATGCCTTCCACTTTTTCGAGCAGGCGCATGCGCAGGGCCGACGCGCGTGCTTCGGGCGTCAGGATGTTGGACGACTCGTTCATCATGCGCAGCCCTTCGGCTTCGACCTCGTGGCGGATGCGGGCGGCGGCCAGGCGGATGCGGTCGGCGTCGGCTTCCGCTTCGGCCTGGGCGCGCATTGCGTAGCCGCGGTCTTCGCTGGCGGCGCGCTCGGCTTCGGCGGCGACGCGCACGCCCAGGGCTTCACGCTCGGCCGCCTGGGCGGCGGCGACGAGTTCGATGCGCTTGCGCCGTTCGGCCATCTCCAGTTCGCGCGCCGTGAAGATTTTTTCCTCGGCGGCGACGGCCAGGGCCCGCGCCGTGTCGGCCGCGGCCTGGGCTTCGGACTGGGATTTCGATTGCATGGCCACGGCGATGGAACGCTGCTGTTCGGCCAGTTCGACGGCCTTGCGGCGCTCGATCTCCGCCGCCTGCAGTTCACGGTCCTTGTTGATGCGGTTGGATTCGACGATCTGTTCCGCGCGCAGGCGGGCTTCTTCCACGGCCTGCTGCGCGGCGATCTGCGCGCGCTGGCCTTCCTTGTCGCGCTCGGCCCGTTCGCGGGCCAGCGTCGCGCGCTGTTCGGCGCGGGCGATCTCCAGGTCGCGCTCCTGCGCCAGGCGCGCGCCTTCCGATTCGCGATCGATGTCCAGGGACAGCTTTTCCGCTTCCAGGTTCTTGTTGCGGATCGCGATCAGGGTATCCTGCTCGATGTCGTTGCGCTGCTTCTTGCGCCGCTCGATCTGTTCGGTCAGGCGGGTCAGGCCTTCGGCATCGAAGGCGTTGCTGGGGTTGAAGAACTCCATCGATGTCTGGTCCAGCTGGGTGAGAGAAGCGGCTTCCAGCTCCAGGCCGTTCTTGGTCAGGTTCTCCGCCACGGCTTCCCGCACCCGGCGTACGTAGTCGCC
This genomic interval from Bordetella genomosp. 8 contains the following:
- a CDS encoding ATP-binding protein, with the protein product MPALTRRSLAAVAASLAACLAFALSGGHAHARADVDATAPARIVAAMSPDIEPSAAAQRGTAIVRAATQAGDISESFVIAPAVFWREIFPGILLLLATAVGVSLGYWQLRREVMRRRAVEAQLQAARDLADSAALAKATFLATMSHEIRTPLSGIIGMLDLLMRASMGSEQRQMLGAINAATTSLLQILDQVMDFSKMEANRMSLESVPVDLRAMVQSVVMVMGEPARRRGVKTPYEIDDKLNEALLGDPLRIRQILTNLISNAAKFTAHGEVRLTLTVDASDAGHQSLRFVVADTGIGIPREKLAQVMTPFLQADTSISRHYGGSGLGLSVSSRLAALMGGQLLLSSAPEQGTRATFVCRLPIARRTDASVTARAGAMPSQALPGPAIPPCSNADAIPTGADPIDANSMEANAMDANAVDANPLAAMDAMPDVELRPDAPRLLVVDDHAINRDLIRRQLATLGYACDARADGATALQALRSGRYAMLLTDCQMPAMGGAELVQAWRQEESRCGLARLPIAMVTARPREEPSRDPDIDAHIRKPVTLDRLRAVLMECLPPEAVTAALAMECAPAAPRGGLALAVLRENFRQDDAALRGFLQASLTALRADLAQARSGLTPQFCARYADWLHRALGALGMLGHWPVVDQGNALEAALLDTPGPDLLPDMQAFLRAFAATIDDIDREARQV
- a CDS encoding MASE1 domain-containing protein; its protein translation is MFKSHPSPDAMTRHRVLCLLGYTLGYACLAAVSMRERDSVTLSTLFWPPAGLLMAALMLNPPRCWIGWMALAAALHVAIGVEVGNRSVPVALVFALTDLAFCGAVAALWRWRTYAPAVLTTLRATLWFIVVLALGSIGGGALAALGLRAVDTSASAAHWYVWSLAGFVGCIITTPAILAWSRFRPRALAEQNVLHLWIGLIAAFALLAGTTLVFNNPPSGAHFIWHDGFGVSYGPLLFVAIVALAWGAAGSTLTVAGLALVAGSYTLSGMGPYANMDHFTGEPLLAVQGFLGCASLLSLVTTALSADREQALKRTAALTRQLEAALRVSGQVAWEYRRTEERLYWLGRLPYGIDVANEPMPLADWLRHVHEDDRDPVRAWLNTGTESYALRRLRLRLRGSDGSYHAMEMAGSALSQVPDRMTGLMGMASDDARY
- the ggt gene encoding gamma-glutamyltransferase, with translation MVVTSQYLASEVGVNILKMGGNAVDAAVAVGYAQAVVNPCCGNIGGGGFMTIHLADGRDTFINFRETAPAGASRDMYLDDKGQLVKGASLYGYRAVGTPGTVLGMDTALRKYGRLSRQAVMAPAIELARAGFVLTRADTDIMDTSTEMFRRDPVAARIFLRPDGTPLQPGDRLVQADLARTLQAIADHGPDAFYKGRIPAAVEQASMQGGGVIRAADFAAYTITETAPITCNYRGYVFVSAPPPSSGGATLCQILNILSGYDLRAMGYGSAQSVHVMTEAMRHAYMDRNTYLGDPAFVDNPLGRLLSKSYAAAIREKIAGDRATPSKEVQPGMAPHEKTETTHYSIVDKDGNAVSTTYTVNGRFGAGVIAPGTGFFLNDEMDDFTTKIGAQNLFGLVQGATNAIAPGKRPLSSMAPTLVTRGGKTYMVLGSPGGSRIITITLETAINVIDHGMAPQEAVDAPRIHHQWLPDEVYYEKYGLSPDTLNILRGMGYKMVEQTPWGAAELVLVGLPDEAAGQGAASSGNDASVSGAVRPGYLYGANDERRPAGAALGY
- a CDS encoding SlyX family protein translates to MTIEEDLARRIKELEIKSGFAEDLLEQLNQVVHRQQSQIERLAQTIGQLRRQIDDADNAKGAVRGPRDELPPHY
- a CDS encoding SRPBCC family protein, with protein sequence MTTVFVSSVIDAPAGEVWATVRDFDAMPQWHPVIADSTIENGLTADRVGCVRRFHTRDGGLIREQLLALSDYDYTFTYAILESPMGVSDYVATLKLTPVTDGDRCFGEWSAEFMAPAEREAELKRFVGQEVFLAGFHALQARLSTRR
- a CDS encoding flotillin family protein, which produces MSGSQFGTFLLIVLAIAIVAAIVVGLLHWLYLRASKERAFVRTGLGGQRVVLDGGALVLPIVHDVIPVNMSTLRLEVSRGRDKALITKDRMRVDVIAEFYVRVQASAQAVADAAQTLGQRTMAPEQLKELLEGKFVDALRTVAAELTMEELHERRGDYVRRVREAVAENLTKNGLELEAASLTQLDQTSMEFFNPSNAFDAEGLTRLTEQIERRKKQRNDIEQDTLIAIRNKNLEAEKLSLDIDRESEGARLAQERDLEIARAEQRATLARERAERDKEGQRAQIAAQQAVEEARLRAEQIVESNRINKDRELQAAEIERRKAVELAEQQRSIAVAMQSKSQSEAQAAADTARALAVAAEEKIFTARELEMAERRKRIELVAAAQAAEREALGVRVAAEAERAASEDRGYAMRAQAEAEADADRIRLAAARIRHEVEAEGLRMMNESSNILTPEARASALRMRLLEKVEGIIRESVKPMEKIDSIRIMHVDGLAGGGGVGGHDHGGTFSDGVVNSALRFRAQAPIVDQLLKEIGLDSADINRMAGATTLAGPTGEKKA